Genomic segment of Porites lutea chromosome 13, jaPorLute2.1, whole genome shotgun sequence:
ATTTACTTTCCTGTGCGAGAAGGACACAACAAAACCACAGAATGATGACAAGCTGGGACAAGATTAGAGAAGGTCAACACTTAAGAATTTCATACACTGCAAGGcatataacattaaaaaaagtcaTGTAAACTTCTTATCAACTTATGCTTAATTCGGACTGAAGGTCTGAAAAATCATGTTCACTATATACCCACCTTGTACATCATGATTAACAGTACTACAGGAAAGTATTGCTGGTgcagtagctttcatttcacACCATAGGACTTTGGGAATTTACAGATTCAAAAGATATGACCACCTGGACTGCTTCATAATACACAGCAGCACAGGAAAGCACTGCTCAGtatctttcatttgaatagtcgcacttaaggatttcatccacctGAGTGAGAACCACAGCGTAATTATAAAGAGTACCACAGAAAAGTCCCACAATCAGAAGCATAGTCACACTTATGACTTCATTCCAAAAGCTAAAGCCACATTATACTGAATACCTACGTCGTGCATGATAACAAACAGCAGTAAATAAGTGCTGCTCAGCGTTCTTTGTTTTTCTGGGGTAACATATTAACTCTCGCTGAAAAATAACTCGTAAATACTACTAAATGAAAACGGTATTTGTGTTTGGAAGGAAATAATCCCCTGATTAAGGAACATCTTTAAAAACAATCGCCAAAGATGCAAGGGTGTAGTATCAATTTGTTTCTAAAATGTATATGATTTTTGGTCATCATATCTAGAATTAGATTTGCTAGAAATTTAAAACCTCCATCCACATCTACAAGAAGCTCTAATGATAGAGCTCATCAGCTCACCTCTTTTTAAGCCAGAGTAATAACTCTAACAGTGTACTCGATAGGTGCGAATCACGATCTCTTTCGTTCTTTCCTTCCTTAATTAAGCGCCACTACCCAAGCAAAGAAAGTATTTTGCTCGCTGTCTATTTTTAAAAGGACtatagacctctttcataatgaCGGCCtattaatatattattttatatctATGATGATTAGCCTTACTGACCTCGTTAGCTTGTgcaaaatacaagaaaattcatacattcaaaCGAAGTCTGACAGGCTAATTACCATACATATTAAAGAATATGTTAATAGgccgccattatgaaagaggtctatgTCATGGTGATATTGATAATGTCTTGatatttgttatcttttttaaaagccGAAAACTATTTCAGCATTTATATTAagaaaaattccaaaactaatggtccagttttgttatgtaAAACTATATATATTTAGACACTGAAACCTATTCCTGTCGTCCGTTGCAAAGGCCATGTgattgaaaactgaaaaagttgAGCCAGCTTTTTAAAGTCTGAATATAATGCCTGCaataatcaccaaaaaaattgcTTAGGGATCCGTGATAAAATTTTTTCGATATCTTCTTGCCTTAATGCCTGCaataatcaccaaaaaaattgcTTAGGGATCCGTGATAAAGTTTTTTCGATATCTTCTTGATGACTCTACACAAGCGTTTGGTGTACTACGTActaatgacgtcagcaaagaatTGACAGAAAACAGCAAGATCCTCTAGAACCCCTTTAAGAACTTCAAAATGGAAATAACTGACGAAATAAGGAGGAAGTGTAGGAAAAgttctgcaaaacaaaaaactatatAGACCAAAATAGATTTTGTGATTAGCCTCAATTTTCTCTGCCAGATTTAGGCTTTATCATGGTTGATCAATATTTCCAAAGGATGACGTATACAGTGCAGACTTTCAAACCAGGATAATTGGAAGAAAATTGTTCAATCACAACGGACAGACAAACAGACCAGTAAAATTCAAGTATTCAACTATGCAacctttgaaaactttaaaaccgttTGAACTTACCTGCCATCTCTGGGATTAGCCCTCAAAttcatgaatgaatgaattccTACTCCACTCCTTCGTTAAGTTACTTTATCGGAGACAACTGTAGACCATCGTCAATTCAGTCACGCTCCGATTGTTCACAAAGTATCGCAGGATATAGATCATTTAATAAACCGGTAATTTATCTGATTGTTTAAGTCGTCTCTGGTATccggttttttttattttgaaggaaATGATTTCAGGTTCAAAGGTACGACCGGTGAACACGCAATTTCAGAGGACCGGATGTTTTTGCAATAAATATAAAAGAGTGGAAGTTGTAAAACAACGACAATTTTATTGAAAGTTCGATTCCGTTCCGCACAAGTGCAACTGTAATGTGTACATTTAAGACTATTTTGTGCCTGTTATCcaggaaaaatactaaaactaagCCTGTAAATAGAGTAGATAAACTTTTCATGTTGGGAGAAGAGGATCACAGTAAGTAAGCGATTCATATATCGCACGTAACTATCGTCATATTCGGTGATAAGGAAGGCCGTGGGaagtgcagaaaaaaaattatcaggaaTAAAGTCATATAGAAGACGTACCAAAGACATAACAACAACCATCCAACCATTCCAGAAACCTTGTAAAAGGTGGTTATTAAATACATCTTTAAGAGCGAGTTTAAGTTTAAGTGTTATCTTTAGGAAGCTACACAGACAcacacaaaaatttaaagaagaaaaacgaaCTCTTACTTTCATAATTATATGAATACTTTATTTGTCCCAAAACTATTTTACGGACCAAAATGCATGAAAAATTACAATATATACAAGATATACAATGGGTGAATTTGACTGTAAGAACATTCAATATCATAGCACGAGAAGTTCGtaaaccattttttttgttcataaacTAATATAAGTATATCTATTAAAATGATAAATGATCGATGAATATAGTATTCGTTATCCTCGTAATAggtaattgaaaagaaaaatgaaagtaaataaatacTCTGGTTATGCTAATAAACCTAAATTTGAACTAGTGAAATAAGGTTTTTAATGTTTCGGTCGCGACAGTTGATCGCCCGCATGCGCAAACCGTCATAGCAATGACAATAAACACGTTTTAAGACCATGTATTGTCGGTTGTGCATTCATATCAGACGAgcagtttgatttttttgttcacatttaCGCTTCTTTGCGAACAATATAGTTGGTTTTAAGCTGAGGAAAGACATGGAACTCAAGGCACAGTGCAACAATGTCGTCGAGCCCTCTGGAGCACGCCCCGTCCAGACCTGTTCGGTCCCCACGCGGCCACGACACAAATATAAGAATATGCTTCATCTCTGGGAGTTTTTGTTAGAGCTTCTAGCTGATGAGAGGTGCAAGTCCATTATATGCTGGAGAAGGGAGGAGGAAGGAGAGTTTCAGCTCTTGAATCAGCACGAAGTAGCAAAAAGATGGGGAATGTTCAAACAGAGGGGTGGAATGGACTACGGGAAGCTAAGTCGAGCCTTGAGATTGTACTATCGCGAAGGAATTATCACCAAGGTAATCTTTGATATTCTAATAGCGTTTTGATACATCTTGAAGGGCTATGCTCCTAGCTAACGTGCGTTCCTTTCTTTTTGTCGTCAACGCCACTgtagcaaaaataaacaaaattgattaaaattttttaatcaaTGGATCATGCTGGATTTGACAAAGACCGCCGCACCGCTATTGGTTAGAACAATGCACGTTCAATCATCTACCACAGAAAAATTGTAACCATTCAGATGAACTGAAATAAATACAGAGTAGGACTCTTCTCTGAAGCTGTTTATTATGCCGTCAAGGAACGACAGTTTGTAGATAAAATCCTATGGGATTAAAATCCAAATGAATGGTTTTAGtagttttttctacttttcctCTCTGTTGAGTTGTTTAGCTGTACAAGGCAGTTCTAACTTTTTTGTCTGTGAATGATACCCTTAAGTGTTACcaatcaaatgaaagctactgagcagtgctTTTCTGTGATGCTGTttttatgctgtacaaggtgttTATAAATTTGATTCTGTTAACGTTAGCCTTAAATGTGACCACTGAAATGAACGCTACTGTTTCAAACAGTTCCACCTTAGCCTTATTTTGAAAGTTTCAATTATGCTGTACTACGCATTACTGTCTTAAAAGTGTGTTTTTGTGTGTTGTTTCACTGTTTCTTTAGTGGACAGGTGCAAACCAGTGCTTTAAAAGACCACGCCGTacaaattgttattattagtcTTTGTTCTGTGTTCAGAAAAAATTGTTGAACGTTATATATAAGTTCCTTACTAAAGGTACATATACCGTGAGACAAATGACAAGAGAAGCTTTGATATCCATTAAAAGGATGGCTTGCctattatttacttatttatttgatatatatttattttattcaaacaGGTGAAAGGCCAAAGACTGGTTTATAAATTTCGAAACCTCCCTTACAAGTATGAACCAGGAATTACAAGATCCGTTTACCGCGATCGGTTTCAAACTATAAACACAAGTCCTTGTGACCAAGAGCTAGGAAAAATCAAAGATTTATTGCCCTTTAAGTTGAATTCCTCTCCTCCAGTTTCAAGAGCATTTTTCTCTTCTAGTCTACCTCCCAGGGGATCCTCGCCCTGGACAGCTTCTCCCAGGGCATCTTCAGAAGGATTTACATGCCTGGATGTAGAGCTTTTCATCCCATCAATCCTTTGTTCCAAGACTAGAGTTTACTTTCCTGTGAGAGAAGGACACAACTACGCCACAGAATGGTGACAAGCTGGAACAATATTATACTTAGTCAGCACTTAAAAAACTTCTTATACTGCATGgcataataaagaaaaaggtCGTGTAAACTTCTTATCAACTTAACAAGTCACAGACTGAGATGTCAATAACTTGAAAAACCTTGTTCACcatagaaccaccttgtacctTGTATTTACAGTACCATAGGAAAGTACTCGGCTCTGTAGCTCTGATCACACTATAGGATtgcatccacagactcaaaaattTTAACTCTTAACTTAAGTCGAAGTGCTTAAAAAACCACTTCGACTCCTTCATAATATTAACAGTAGCACAGGATAGTActtctcagtagctttcatctgGATGGTCACATTATAGGATTAAatccagactcaaaagttagattCACCTTGTACAGCGTAATAAAGAGCACTCACAGGAAAGTCCTATTATCAGAagaattcattaaaatttttttgtgtcGCCTTTCAAGCTCGCCGATGAGTTAGCAAAGATCGAAGCAGAATTTGAAGACTCGAATGCAGCCCCCTTTTGCCACTCCGCGCGGCTCACAACCCGCCGCACAAACTCATAAGTTGACGGCGAGGATGCCTCCACTGAAAATAATAACTATATATACTAAAATGGATTTTGTGGTTTCGTCTCAATTTTTTTATGCCAGCCTGACAATGTCATGGTTGGTCAACTTCCACAAACTTTTAGCGTAATGTTGAATTTACCACGCTTCATGAGATAATGACGGCAAACGTAACAAATTAATACGCGCGAATATATAACgtcatttgttgttttgtcGCTGTTGATTAACTCTTACGTCCTGTGCGTCAGTCAAAGAACCTTGGGTGAACCTGAACGACAATCTTTGTGACGCTCCTGTACGGCAGGATATATGCAAAGTGAAGATCTCCTACTTGCGGCttcttgtattaaaaaaaaaggagaggagtatttctttaaaaaaccgcTACTGTGCAAGTCAAacactatttttattttccaacCATATCTAAAGTGATACGAACAAAATTACATAAAGCACAATAAGATGGAAAAGTTAAATCCATCATTGATTTTCAAATTTGGGTGACCTTTTCAtgcttattattatcattggaattattttttttgtataaaataTTCATCATAATTGCATTGTATTGTTCAGTCGTGGAGCCCCGTTTTCTTATTAAggctgaattcaaattttttaccCTGACTTTGCCAGTTATAAAGATCCTTGGTGCTAATGTACGTGATTACAACCGTGGTATGATTAAACGGTTtggtaaatatttataaatttttttaaaactctaataataaattaaggtcatttttttcttttagtaaattaaaaaatataaaaaaatcttaTGTTACAATAGATCAACATATCCTTATTAAGAAAAATTCATAGAAAATGTCATCTGATTACATCTAGTTGACATTTAATACAGCTAATTATATTCAAAAGTCAATCTAAACTTAAAACCGATTATTAAAATATACTATTTCccagttccaaaaactctcactttcaaaacgaagctaaaaaatgaaagtgggttttatttgcataagaatacgaaatcatttccatatcaatgGTAAAGCCTCGCtttaaaacagaggcttggagcAACTTAAAAATGGCCTGTTGGCCCTTTCAACGTTCGGCGAAAGACTGAGTCCGTGTTGCGTCAAAGTGCACCATGGGACTGTTTTAGGATGCTGTCGATTCCTTTACTGACTTTTACCAGGTTGGGGTGTTCCCCAAAAACATTTCATAGTGCAGTTCAACGCAACTACAACAAAAATGGCCACTACTGAGGGAAATGAAAATCGCTACGCACGCATTAAATGCCTTCACCGACAATCAGCTTTCGGCCTTCAATCGGGTGTAATCGCTAAATTCGCGGTGTGGTAATCACGGGGAGAAATGCTAACCCGCACTAAAAACGACAGGGGTTGGTTGAGTGGAAGTACTGATCATGAGTTACGATAGCACGGtgaagatttatttatttagagcCCCCGAGTAAATGAAAGACTTTGACTTTATATTGTAACGCCTTACTGAAACAAAACTGTCTAAGTAAAAGCGATTGTTTATAAAGAATGCTAATGTCAAAATTGTCATGAAAGCGGAAAGAATGAATCTCAACTCACGTAGAATGTGTTGTTGAATGGTGCATTATAAGGTGAACGCTTAGAACATAATAAGGCAGCCTTACGGAAGGACGCGGACGCTCAGTTCTCTCTACGATTCCGAGAAAAAATGAGGTACTATTCAAAGACCAGACTAACCCAGCAGAATCGAGGGTCAGAGCTGCCGAAGAAGGCTGTCCGGTGCTGAATCTTTGTATTCCTTAGTCTAACAAGCAGGTCTCACAATCATCGAAAAGGGAATCTTCTTGCTATCTAACTGCGGATTTGTATCATGAGAACAGGCAGGCTCATGAAGGTTAAAACCATGTGACACTGAGAATGataaaaatggaaagaaaactcGACTTCTTGAAGAGCAGTTTGCTGACGAGAAAGAAGTTTCCAGCCTGTGCCCGCAGCGACAAACTCGTGGTGAATTGATAGGATGTACAGGCCAAGACGAAAGTCTTCCTtgaaaaggaataaaacagGGAAATGGTTGTGTAGCAGTTGTACAACTTATGCGCATCTGAGGCACCAAAGGCTTGTCCTCTCGTGGTTCATGTTCACCAAGACTTGATTTTGGTGTTGGAAACCGATCGCGATAAAACGGCCTTGTGATTCCTGGTTTATAAGTGTAAGGAAGGTTGTTAAACTTGTAGACCAGCCTTTGGCCTTTCACCTGTGCCCAAAAGaatagaaaatgagaaaaaactgTCAAGTCCCTTTTAATAACACTTGTGATTTGTCAAAGTAGAGACACAAAATTCGATATTTATGTGAAATAAATGTAACCTCACAGTTTCTCGGTAgctttcatttctttcaatGAAAATCATCGACATGCTCAAAAGTCTGGCTAAATCTCTTATCTGGCTGTTAAAATTCAAGTCGTTGAAGTGTCATAAAAGGGTCTAACTGAACGGAGCCATGAGCCCTTCTTCCATGGATAAAGTGTGTGAATTGGCACATGATTCAAGATCTCAAAAGATTCCGGTCCAGGCACAGCTGTTGTCCGTCAACTTGAAATCAGGTtgtaaaaagaaatattaagCTACGGCAGCAGGATAAGCTCAGTTGGTAgcgcgcttgactgcagagcgaaAGGTCGTGGGTGTAATTCATTACCAGGGCTGGACCAGTCGTCAGTGTCTTAATTAAGAATATCTGAAAAATGAAGTTACTGCCTTTGCCCAGCgaacggctagaccttcgcgtggctagAATGACCACGTCAAAAAAGGGGGTTTCAACTCCAGAGGGAGACGTAGAAACAGTGTCCTCAAATAGTCCTTTGTAAAATACATTGATACTTAAATAAAGTGCTTTGTTTTAAAGGTAATACCTTGGTAATTATTCCATCTCGATAGTACAATCTCAAGGCCCGACTTAGCTTCCCGTAGTCCATTCTACCCCTCTGTTTCAATATTCCCCATCTTTTGGCCACCTCCTGTTGGTTCAAAAGCTCAAACTCTCCTTCTTCCCTCCTTCTCCAGCATATTATAGATCTGCAGCTCTCATCAGCCAGAAGTTCCAAGAGAAACTCCCAAAGATGCAACATATTCTTGTACCTGTGTTCCGACCGTGCTGAATTTCTGCAGCTCTGCAAAGGGCCCTTCCCAAGCTGCCCAGGAGTACCAAATTCATTGTCACGCATCTTCTTTCTGAAATTAATTTCCTCTGTTTTGAAGGGCAAAACACCTAAACGTATAGAAAGAAAAACGTCGTGAGCAACTTGGAGCAATGGATGCTGTTTTAGGTAATTCTCATTCAGAGAAGGATTTGAAGTTACAAAAGATCGATTTTGCGCCTGCATCCAACCCAACTACAGTAGCATTCGGTTTTTTCGCTTTAGTCTCTAGTTTCACCCAACGTTTTTTTGGGCGGGTGAAACTAGAAACTAGAGCCGAAAAAATTCTGATACTCTCGCAGGCTACCAACCCAGCATGCCCAGTAAAATATATCTGTTAACTGAAGTCAGTTTTTCTACTAACTGTCATCGTGAATTAACCAAACTAAATACGGTACGTGAACACATACT
This window contains:
- the LOC140922744 gene encoding uncharacterized protein isoform X1, which translates into the protein MNQTGEVCSTILTPKTKLDGVLPFKTEEINFRKKMRDNEFGTPGQLGKGPLQSCRNSARSEHRYKNMLHLWEFLLELLADESCRSIICWRRREEGEFELLNQQEVAKRWGILKQRGRMDYGKLSRALRLYYRDGIITKVKGQRLVYKFNNLPYTYKPGITRPFYRDRFPTPKSSLGEHEPREDKPLVPQMRISCTTATQPFPCFIPFQGRLSSWPVHPINSPRVCRCGHRLETSFSSANCSSRSRVFFPFLSFSVSHGFNLHEPACSHDTNPQLDSKKIPFSMIVRPAC
- the LOC140922744 gene encoding uncharacterized protein isoform X2 — protein: MIHDLRGVLPFKTEEINFRKKMRDNEFGTPGQLGKGPLQSCRNSARSEHRYKNMLHLWEFLLELLADESCRSIICWRRREEGEFELLNQQEVAKRWGILKQRGRMDYGKLSRALRLYYRDGIITKVKGQRLVYKFNNLPYTYKPGITRPFYRDRFPTPKSSLGEHEPREDKPLVPQMRISCTTATQPFPCFIPFQGRLSSWPVHPINSPRVCRCGHRLETSFSSANCSSRSRVFFPFLSFSVSHGFNLHEPACSHDTNPQLDSKKIPFSMIVRPAC